One Lactobacillus sp. ESL0785 DNA window includes the following coding sequences:
- a CDS encoding DUF951 domain-containing protein, which yields MNKEIVYNLGETVQMKKPHACKTNDWEVLRLGADIRLKCMGCGHVVLMPRGKFTHNLKKILTKANDPVNHKKEFYVPEDEILRPDFNEE from the coding sequence ATGAATAAAGAAATTGTTTATAATTTGGGCGAGACTGTGCAAATGAAAAAGCCACATGCTTGTAAGACTAACGATTGGGAAGTTTTACGTTTAGGTGCTGATATTAGACTTAAGTGCATGGGATGTGGCCATGTGGTATTAATGCCGCGTGGTAAGTTCACTCATAATTTGAAAAAGATTTTGACAAAGGCAAATGATCCGGTTAATCATAAAAAAGAGTTTTATGTCCCTGAGGATGAAATTCTAAGACCAGATTTTAACGAAGAGTAA
- the ychF gene encoding redox-regulated ATPase YchF, with translation MSLTAGIVGLPNVGKSTLFNAITKAGAEMANYPFATIEPNVGMVEVPDKRLARIQELIPAKKIVHTTFEFTDIAGLVKGASKGEGLGNKFLENIRQTDAIIHVVRAFEDDNITSVTGKVDPEEDINTINLELAIADLDAVNRRINKVKKIAQQNDKEAKAEYAVLQKIKPVLEEGKAVRSIDFTEDEAKIVKGFFLLTDKPVIYVANIAEDSMADPESDQFYQIVKKHAVSENAECLGISAATEEEIAGLDDDEKAEFLEAEGVTESGLDRLIRAAYHILGLRTFFTAGGPETRAWTFHEGMKAPQVAGVIHSDFERGFIRAEVVSYADLDQFETMQKVKEAGKLRLEGKDYEVQDGDIIEFRFNV, from the coding sequence ATGTCATTAACTGCTGGAATTGTCGGCTTGCCAAATGTTGGTAAGTCAACCTTGTTTAATGCGATTACTAAAGCTGGAGCCGAAATGGCTAATTACCCGTTTGCGACAATTGAACCTAATGTAGGTATGGTTGAAGTGCCAGACAAACGGTTGGCACGGATTCAGGAATTAATTCCTGCTAAGAAGATTGTGCACACAACTTTTGAATTTACTGATATTGCTGGATTAGTTAAAGGTGCTTCTAAAGGTGAAGGTCTAGGTAATAAATTCCTAGAAAATATTCGGCAAACAGATGCGATTATTCACGTTGTGCGGGCGTTTGAAGACGACAATATTACCTCAGTTACTGGTAAAGTTGATCCCGAAGAAGACATTAATACGATCAATTTAGAATTGGCAATTGCTGATCTTGATGCTGTTAATCGGCGGATTAACAAGGTAAAGAAAATTGCTCAGCAAAATGATAAGGAGGCTAAGGCTGAATATGCTGTCTTACAAAAGATTAAGCCGGTTTTAGAAGAAGGTAAGGCAGTACGGTCGATTGATTTTACTGAAGATGAAGCTAAAATTGTTAAAGGTTTCTTCTTGTTAACAGATAAGCCTGTTATTTATGTTGCTAATATTGCAGAGGACTCAATGGCTGATCCAGAGAGCGATCAGTTTTATCAAATTGTTAAAAAGCATGCGGTTAGTGAAAATGCAGAATGCTTGGGCATTTCTGCAGCTACTGAAGAAGAGATTGCCGGTCTTGATGATGACGAAAAGGCGGAATTCTTGGAAGCTGAAGGTGTAACTGAATCTGGACTTGATCGTTTAATTCGGGCTGCTTATCATATTTTAGGCTTACGGACCTTCTTCACAGCTGGTGGCCCAGAAACACGGGCGTGGACATTCCATGAAGGGATGAAAGCACCACAAGTTGCCGGTGTCATTCATTCAGACTTTGAAAGGGGCTTTATTCGGGCTGAAGTTGTGTCGTATGCAGATTTGGACCAATTTGAAACAATGCAAAAGGTTAAAGAAGCAGGTAAGTTGCGTCTTGAAGGCAAGGATTATGAAGTTCAAGACGGTGACATTATTGAATTTAGATTTAATGTTTAG
- a CDS encoding DUF1129 family protein — protein MAEEKKEVQAKIDTNKQEKLKDKIESQNKDDQLKQLSPEELRGELSNKNADYIFRLQKELAVQGKMSQAEAAAKVDELLPQLVIAQHHGQPASTYYNLSPKLKAADMLKPKKKTAADVPFWQSAVDGALVYIAIFVGLFGVIGLFSNEQKYNSQMGILTLLIVGATMGVFMTKYNEWVLPSGSKNKKIPWTKLILGMVAMLVVLFVLIWILSIPALRVINPVLSGTANIIIAIVAYGIRWLFRRHYQIIGSVFTPAPKNK, from the coding sequence ATGGCAGAAGAAAAAAAAGAAGTACAAGCAAAAATTGATACTAATAAGCAGGAAAAACTAAAGGATAAGATTGAAAGTCAAAATAAAGATGATCAATTAAAGCAACTGTCCCCAGAAGAATTACGTGGGGAGTTAAGTAATAAGAATGCTGACTATATTTTTCGGTTGCAAAAAGAGTTGGCAGTACAAGGTAAGATGAGTCAAGCAGAAGCTGCTGCTAAAGTGGATGAATTATTGCCGCAATTAGTTATTGCCCAACACCATGGTCAGCCAGCCAGTACATATTACAATCTGTCACCAAAATTAAAGGCAGCTGATATGCTCAAGCCAAAGAAGAAGACTGCAGCTGATGTACCTTTTTGGCAATCAGCAGTTGATGGTGCACTAGTTTATATTGCAATTTTTGTTGGTCTGTTTGGTGTTATTGGTTTATTCTCAAATGAGCAAAAATATAATTCTCAAATGGGAATTTTAACACTGTTAATTGTTGGGGCAACAATGGGTGTCTTTATGACCAAGTATAATGAATGGGTATTGCCAAGTGGTAGTAAAAATAAGAAAATTCCGTGGACTAAGTTGATTTTAGGAATGGTTGCCATGCTAGTTGTACTTTTTGTCCTAATTTGGATCCTCTCAATTCCGGCTTTACGCGTTATTAACCCTGTCTTGTCTGGTACAGCCAATATTATTATTGCCATTGTGGCATATGGAATTCGTTGGCTTTTCAGACGGCATTATCAAATTATTGGTTCAGTCTTTACACCAGCGCCAAAAAACAAATAG
- a CDS encoding ABC transporter ATP-binding protein gives MINTLRKSIRQYKKLSLLSPLFVTGEVIIEMLIPYLVGILIDNGIMKGNMAYITKWGMILLVLTIISLVLGASASYVSAHAASGFAANLRKDMFYHVQDYSFENIDKFSSASLVTRMTTDVNNIQMAYQMLIRIAVRAPMMLIVSVIMSVIISPRLSLIFVVIAPIFVLLLAIIIRSVYPYFPKIFRGYDRMNQVVRENIRGIREVKTYVQEKPQTAEFKKSSGFIYKLFSTAQKIMSLNSLIVIAVLNISNLAICWFGAKEIVGGSLQTGQLISMFSYSNSVLNSLNILAMIFTQLVISGASGRRIADVINEKPSIENPHKPLKHINNGEVIFDHVNFKYDQDDKALALSNINLHIKPGETIGMIGKTGSSKSTLVAMIPRLYDTDSGAVRVSGHNVKSYDLKTLRDNVAMVLQNNVLFSGTIKENLKWGNENATDEEILKAAKVAHADDFIQEMPDKYDTMVEQGGTNVSGGQKQRITIARALLKKPKILILDDSTSAVDTQTEREIRESLTKDMPETTKIIISQRIVSIKDADRIVVMDEGKIQDIGTHDELMKTNELYSSIAKFQEEQKK, from the coding sequence ATGATTAACACACTGCGTAAATCAATTAGGCAGTATAAGAAACTGTCTTTACTGTCGCCATTATTTGTTACTGGTGAAGTTATCATTGAAATGTTAATTCCGTATTTAGTCGGTATTTTAATCGATAACGGGATTATGAAGGGGAATATGGCATATATCACTAAATGGGGTATGATCCTTCTTGTTTTGACGATTATTTCGCTGGTTTTAGGTGCTAGTGCTAGTTATGTATCGGCTCATGCCGCTTCTGGTTTTGCTGCTAATTTGCGTAAGGACATGTTTTATCATGTTCAAGATTATTCGTTTGAGAATATTGATAAGTTTTCTAGTGCCAGTTTGGTAACGCGGATGACAACTGATGTAAACAATATTCAGATGGCTTATCAAATGCTTATCAGAATTGCGGTTAGAGCACCAATGATGCTGATTGTTTCCGTAATTATGTCCGTAATTATTAGTCCGCGTCTGTCACTAATTTTCGTTGTAATTGCTCCGATCTTTGTCTTGTTGCTGGCAATAATTATTAGAAGTGTATATCCGTACTTCCCGAAAATCTTTAGGGGCTATGACCGGATGAATCAGGTTGTTCGGGAAAACATTCGTGGTATTCGCGAAGTTAAAACCTATGTTCAAGAAAAGCCACAAACAGCTGAATTTAAGAAGTCCTCGGGTTTCATTTATAAACTGTTCTCAACTGCACAAAAGATTATGTCATTAAACTCATTAATCGTAATAGCAGTTTTAAACATTTCTAACTTAGCTATTTGTTGGTTTGGTGCAAAAGAAATTGTTGGCGGTAGTTTACAAACCGGGCAATTGATTTCAATGTTTTCATATTCTAACTCTGTTTTAAACAGTTTAAATATTTTGGCAATGATTTTTACTCAATTGGTTATTTCTGGTGCCAGTGGCCGCAGAATTGCTGACGTTATTAATGAAAAGCCATCAATTGAGAATCCACATAAGCCACTTAAGCATATTAACAATGGGGAAGTTATTTTTGATCATGTTAATTTCAAGTATGATCAAGACGATAAGGCCTTGGCTTTAAGTAATATTAATTTGCATATCAAACCGGGTGAAACCATCGGAATGATTGGTAAAACCGGTTCATCTAAATCAACACTGGTTGCAATGATTCCGCGGCTTTATGATACAGATTCTGGTGCTGTAAGGGTATCAGGTCATAATGTTAAATCCTATGATTTGAAGACTTTGCGTGATAATGTTGCTATGGTTTTGCAAAATAATGTATTGTTTTCTGGCACCATTAAAGAGAATTTAAAGTGGGGTAATGAAAACGCCACTGATGAAGAAATCTTGAAGGCAGCTAAAGTTGCGCATGCTGATGATTTTATTCAAGAAATGCCTGATAAGTATGACACAATGGTTGAACAAGGTGGAACCAACGTGTCTGGTGGGCAAAAGCAAAGAATTACTATTGCGCGGGCGCTTTTAAAGAAGCCAAAGATTTTGATTCTCGATGATTCAACGTCTGCTGTTGATACTCAAACTGAACGGGAAATTCGAGAGTCTTTGACCAAGGATATGCCAGAAACGACTAAAATTATTATTTCACAAAGAATTGTTTCGATTAAGGATGCCGACCGAATTGTGGTTATGGATGAAGGTAAAATCCAAGATATTGGAACTCATGATGAACTGATGAAGACAAATGAACTTTATAGTTCAATTGCGAAGTTCCAAGAAGAGCAAAAGAAGTAG
- a CDS encoding ABC transporter ATP-binding protein has protein sequence MDKAVENKEAKSYAKRSTTLWRLLKLVATTSPWMLITSTIAIVLAAGANVLGSLFIERLINDYIIPLTKEAQPNFMPLLHAIEIMFGVYAIGFISNYLFAMLMAVLAQKTQYRVRNEMFAHMEQLPISYFDQNDYGDIMSRYTNDIDTLMQMISQSIPQFMNSALNLIFVLAAMISLSWQLTIFTLIIFALSIGVVRFLTVRSSHFFQLQQKELGQVNGYNEEMLNGLKVIKVFSHEPQIEADFDQYNESLKEASGKANTYATVLFPIMGNIGNLLYVLIAVLGGAVAINRIAPLSLGVIGAFLQLSKQFAMPIAQISQQLNSIVMALAGAERIFNLEDQAVEVDNGDVTISKDEDVKGTWYWNVPQKDGSVKRVTVKGHIVFDDVNFSYSPNKQILYNISIDAKPGMKVALVGETGAGKTTISNMINRFYEIASGTITYDGIPITRIKKDDLRRSLSIVLQDTHMFTGTIMDNIRFGNPEASDDDVYQAARLSHADEFIHHLDEGYKTVIDGNGGDLSQGQMQLLSIARAMIADEPVMILDEATSSIDTQTEKLVQAGMDNLLAGRTSFVIAHRLSTIVNSDLILVLDHGHIIEAGNHDKLLKEKGYYYELYTGKKEIE, from the coding sequence TTGGATAAAGCAGTAGAAAATAAAGAAGCAAAAAGTTACGCGAAACGCTCCACTACTTTGTGGCGTTTGCTTAAGTTGGTTGCAACAACTAGCCCGTGGATGTTGATTACATCAACAATTGCAATTGTTTTAGCAGCTGGTGCTAATGTCTTAGGTTCATTATTTATTGAACGGTTAATTAATGATTACATTATTCCGTTGACTAAAGAAGCACAGCCTAATTTTATGCCGTTGTTACATGCGATTGAGATTATGTTTGGCGTTTATGCCATCGGTTTTATTTCTAATTATCTTTTTGCAATGTTGATGGCTGTGTTAGCGCAAAAGACGCAGTACAGAGTCCGTAACGAAATGTTTGCGCATATGGAGCAATTACCGATTTCATATTTCGACCAAAACGATTATGGTGACATCATGAGTCGGTATACTAACGATATTGATACTTTGATGCAGATGATTTCACAATCAATTCCGCAGTTTATGAACTCGGCATTGAATTTGATTTTTGTGTTAGCAGCAATGATCAGTTTAAGTTGGCAATTAACAATCTTTACGTTGATTATTTTTGCGCTATCAATTGGAGTTGTCCGGTTCTTAACGGTTCGTTCTTCACACTTTTTCCAACTTCAGCAAAAGGAGTTGGGGCAAGTTAATGGTTATAATGAAGAAATGTTGAACGGTTTAAAGGTTATCAAGGTCTTCAGTCATGAGCCACAAATTGAAGCAGACTTTGATCAATATAATGAAAGTCTAAAAGAAGCTTCTGGTAAGGCGAATACTTACGCCACAGTTTTGTTCCCAATCATGGGTAACATTGGGAATTTGCTGTATGTTTTAATTGCGGTTCTTGGTGGAGCTGTAGCGATTAATCGAATTGCACCGTTGTCACTTGGGGTAATTGGTGCTTTCTTACAGCTATCTAAGCAATTCGCAATGCCAATTGCGCAAATATCACAACAGCTTAATTCGATTGTGATGGCTTTAGCTGGTGCCGAAAGAATCTTTAATTTGGAAGATCAAGCAGTTGAAGTCGATAATGGCGACGTCACGATTTCTAAGGATGAAGATGTCAAGGGAACATGGTACTGGAATGTGCCGCAAAAAGATGGTTCTGTTAAACGGGTCACAGTTAAGGGTCACATTGTGTTTGATGATGTTAACTTTAGCTATTCACCTAATAAGCAAATTTTGTACAATATTTCCATTGATGCGAAGCCGGGAATGAAGGTTGCCTTAGTTGGTGAAACAGGTGCTGGTAAGACGACAATTTCAAACATGATTAATCGTTTTTATGAAATTGCGTCTGGAACAATTACTTATGATGGTATTCCAATTACACGGATTAAAAAGGATGACTTAAGAAGGTCACTTTCGATTGTGTTGCAAGATACGCACATGTTTACTGGAACTATTATGGACAATATTCGTTTTGGTAATCCAGAGGCTAGTGATGATGATGTTTATCAAGCAGCTCGTTTATCACATGCTGATGAGTTTATTCATCATTTAGATGAAGGTTACAAGACGGTAATTGATGGTAACGGTGGCGATTTGTCTCAAGGACAGATGCAACTGCTCAGTATCGCACGGGCAATGATTGCTGATGAGCCAGTAATGATTTTGGATGAAGCTACTTCTAGTATTGATACGCAAACTGAAAAATTGGTTCAGGCCGGAATGGATAACTTATTAGCTGGCCGGACAAGTTTCGTTATTGCGCACCGGTTATCCACAATTGTTAATTCAGATTTGATTTTAGTGCTTGATCATGGTCATATTATTGAAGCTGGTAATCATGATAAATTGCTTAAGGAAAAGGGCTACTATTACGAGTTATACACTGGTAAGAAGGAAATCGAATAA